A region of Anticarsia gemmatalis isolate Benzon Research Colony breed Stoneville strain chromosome 18, ilAntGemm2 primary, whole genome shotgun sequence DNA encodes the following proteins:
- the Cpsf6 gene encoding cleavage and polyadenylation specificity factor subunit 6 isoform X6, giving the protein MADGGVDIDLYADDIESDFNRQDEFGGENVDLYDDVIAAPPSKPEDGDGPPNSAAPQHSHPPEETNGNVPYHNNAPSHGHHGRRFQLYVGNLTWWATDQDIANAVADIGVTDFQDVKFFENRANGQSKGFCVISLGSDQSIRMVLDRLPKKEIHGQHPVVTLPTKQALNQFESQSKTRSTPPGPNNPGMRGPPHPGGPPGPHPGDFFGGGPNGPGPNGPRMMMPGGGAPHHQLRGPAGNAHGPHGPHGPPHGPPHHLPQHQGPPPHHLPHQGPPPHQGPPPRGPPMQFQGPPQLQRGPGGPGGPGGPGGRPGPDWGPRGPPQQLPPHPAPQYGPPQHQLPHQMPPPHPNAPLPFQGGAGGLPPPHGAHGGHGGHGGHGAMGAARGPAPLPHHAGLKSSLRILCVGGGAPAPHVNPAFFAQQPPVQPAPTVQPPPQPGPPGPGAPYGHPAHGAPPPTQGPPPAARQPYGRPPQNYPPAAEPGRGGHHGAPLGGALPLAHSGISDAEFEEVMSRNRTVSSSAIARAVSDAAAGEYASAIETLVTAISLIKQSKVAHDDRCKILISSLQDTLHGVETKSYGSGERSRRSRSRDRDARAHHRAPRRRDRSASRYRDRSRDREERDRYYRDYRERERDRSRSRERERADHYNRGHSREERPRKSPVEPAAESGAGEAASAKSRTAAAPYYDERYRERRERDPPPADRDRERDHRRDARH; this is encoded by the exons ATGGCGGATGGAGGCGTGGATATAGATTTGTACGCCGATGATATTGAATCTGATTTCAATCGCCAG GACGAGTTCGGCGGTGAAAATGTGGATTTGTACGATGACGTGATTGCTGCGCCGCCGTCGAAACCTGAAGATGGAGATGGACCACCGAATTCAGCGGCACCACAGCATTCGCATCCACCGGAGGAGACCAACGGCAACGTTCCGTATCACAACAACGCACCAAGCCACGGCCATCATGGCCGCCGTTTTCAACTATACGTCGGCAATCTAACTTGG TGGGCGACGGACCAGGACATTGCTAACGCTGTCGCAGACATTGGCGTTACCGATTTCCAAGACGTGAAGTTCTTCGAGAATAGGGCGAATGGACAATCGAAGGGCTTCTGCGTCATATCGCTTGGCTCTGATCAGTCTATTCGGATGGTTCTGGACCGTCTACCCAAGAAAGAGATACACGGACAACACCCAGTCGTCACTTTACCAACCAAACAG GCACTGAACCAGTTTGAAAGTCAGTCAAAGACTAGGTCAACGCCCCCGGGCCCTAACAACCCGGGCATGAGGGGACCACCACACCCAGGCGGCCCGCCTGGACCACATCCCggag ATTTCTTCGGCGGCGGACCAAATGGTCCAGGCCCCAATGGACCTCGTATGATGATGCCGGGCGGTGGCGCTCCGCATCACCAGCTGCGTGGGCCTGCGGGCAACGCACACGGGCCCCACGGCCCACATGGCCCACCCCATGGGCCCCCGCACCACTTGCCACAGCACCAGGGCCCACCGCCCCATCATTTGCCACACCAAGGGCCACCTCCGCATCAAGGACCACCGCCAAGAGGTCCTCCGATGCAG TTCCAAGGTCCACCGCAGTTGCAGCGCGGTCCCGGCGGCCCTGGTGGTCCCGGAGGCCCCGGGGGTCGTCCTGGCCCGGACTGGGGCCCTCGCGGACCCCCGCAGCAGCTGCCGCCGCATCCTGCGCCGCAGTACGGTCCACCACAACACCAGCTCCCACATCAAATGCCGCCACCGCACCCG AACGCACCACTTCCATTCCAGGGCGGCGCGGGAGGGTTGCCGCCCCCGCACGGGGCCCACGGCGGGCACGGCGGGCACGGGGGGCACGGCGCGATGGGCGCGGCTCGTGGCCCGGCGCCACTGCCGCACCACGCAG GTTTGAAGAGTAGTTTACGCATTTTAT GCGTGGGTGGCGGCGCGCCGGCCCCGCACGTCAACCCCGCGTTCTTCGCGCAACAACCGCCCGTGCAGCCCGCGCCGACCGTTCAGCCGCCGCCGCAGCCCGGACCACCTG GTCCCGGAGCTCCATACGGTCACCCGGCGCACGGCGCGCCACCTCCAACGCAAGGACCACCACCTGCTGCAAGGCAACCTTACGGAAGACCGCCACAG AACTATCCTCCCGCGGCGGAGCCGGGTCGAGGCGGGCACCACGGCGCACCACTGGGCGGGGCGCTCCCGCTGGCACACAGCGGCATCAGCGACGCGGAGTTCGAGGAGGTCATGTCGCGCAACCGCACCGTGTCGTCCAGTGCCATCGCGCGGGCTGTGAGCGACGCGGCCGCCGGGGAGTACGCCTCCGCCATCGAGACGCTCGTCACTGCTATATCGCTTATCAAGCAGAGCAAG gtggCGCACGACGACCGCTGCAAGATCCTGATCTCGTCGCTGCAAGACACGCTTCACGGCGTGGAGACCAAGTCGTACGGAAGCGGCGAACGTTCCAGACGATCACGGTCACGCGACCGCGACGCTCGCGCCCATCACCGTGCACCACGGCGCCGTGACCGCTCCGCCAGCCGGTACCGCGACAGATCTCGCGACCGAGAGGAACGAGACag ATATTACAGGGATTATCGTGAGCGTGAACGTGACCGGTCTCGTTCCAGGGAGAGGGAACGTGCCGATCATTACAATAGGGGACACAGTCGGGAGGAAAG GCCGCGTAAGTCGCCCGTAGAGCCAGCGGCGGAAAGCGGAGCAGGCGAAGCGGCGAGCGCAAAGTCCCGTACGGCGGCGGCGCCGTACTACGACGAGCGGTACCGCGAGCGACGCGAACGTGACCCGCCGCCCGCGGACCGCGACCGCGAGCGTGACCACCGCCGCGACGCCAGACACTAG
- the Cpsf6 gene encoding cleavage and polyadenylation specificity factor subunit 6 isoform X5: MADGGVDIDLYADDIESDFNRQDEFGGENVDLYDDVIAAPPSKPEDGDGPPNSAAPQHSHPPEETNGNVPYHNNAPSHGHHGRRFQLYVGNLTWWATDQDIANAVADIGVTDFQDVKFFENRANGQSKGFCVISLGSDQSIRMVLDRLPKKEIHGQHPVVTLPTKQALNQFESQSKTRSTPPGPNNPGMRGPPHPGGPPGPHPGDFFGGGPNGPGPNGPRMMMPGGGAPHHQLRGPAGNAHGPHGPHGPPHGPPHHLPQHQGPPPHHLPHQGPPPHQGPPPRGPPMQFQGPPQLQRGPGGPGGPGGPGGRPGPDWGPRGPPQQLPPHPAPQYGPPQHQLPHQMPPPHPGGAGGLPPPHGAHGGHGGHGGHGAMGAARGPAPLPHHAGMPPYPGVGGGAPAPHVNPAFFAQQPPVQPAPTVQPPPQPGPPGPGAPYGHPAHGAPPPTQGPPPAARQPYGRPPQNYPPAAEPGRGGHHGAPLGGALPLAHSGISDAEFEEVMSRNRTVSSSAIARAVSDAAAGEYASAIETLVTAISLIKQSKVAHDDRCKILISSLQDTLHGVETKSYGSGERSRRSRSRDRDARAHHRAPRRRDRSASRYRDRSRDREERDRYRERSRERDRERDRDAYYRDYRERERDRSRSRERERADHYNRGHSREERPRKSPVEPAAESGAGEAASAKSRTAAAPYYDERYRERRERDPPPADRDRERDHRRDARH, from the exons ATGGCGGATGGAGGCGTGGATATAGATTTGTACGCCGATGATATTGAATCTGATTTCAATCGCCAG GACGAGTTCGGCGGTGAAAATGTGGATTTGTACGATGACGTGATTGCTGCGCCGCCGTCGAAACCTGAAGATGGAGATGGACCACCGAATTCAGCGGCACCACAGCATTCGCATCCACCGGAGGAGACCAACGGCAACGTTCCGTATCACAACAACGCACCAAGCCACGGCCATCATGGCCGCCGTTTTCAACTATACGTCGGCAATCTAACTTGG TGGGCGACGGACCAGGACATTGCTAACGCTGTCGCAGACATTGGCGTTACCGATTTCCAAGACGTGAAGTTCTTCGAGAATAGGGCGAATGGACAATCGAAGGGCTTCTGCGTCATATCGCTTGGCTCTGATCAGTCTATTCGGATGGTTCTGGACCGTCTACCCAAGAAAGAGATACACGGACAACACCCAGTCGTCACTTTACCAACCAAACAG GCACTGAACCAGTTTGAAAGTCAGTCAAAGACTAGGTCAACGCCCCCGGGCCCTAACAACCCGGGCATGAGGGGACCACCACACCCAGGCGGCCCGCCTGGACCACATCCCggag ATTTCTTCGGCGGCGGACCAAATGGTCCAGGCCCCAATGGACCTCGTATGATGATGCCGGGCGGTGGCGCTCCGCATCACCAGCTGCGTGGGCCTGCGGGCAACGCACACGGGCCCCACGGCCCACATGGCCCACCCCATGGGCCCCCGCACCACTTGCCACAGCACCAGGGCCCACCGCCCCATCATTTGCCACACCAAGGGCCACCTCCGCATCAAGGACCACCGCCAAGAGGTCCTCCGATGCAG TTCCAAGGTCCACCGCAGTTGCAGCGCGGTCCCGGCGGCCCTGGTGGTCCCGGAGGCCCCGGGGGTCGTCCTGGCCCGGACTGGGGCCCTCGCGGACCCCCGCAGCAGCTGCCGCCGCATCCTGCGCCGCAGTACGGTCCACCACAACACCAGCTCCCACATCAAATGCCGCCACCGCACCCG GGCGGCGCGGGAGGGTTGCCGCCCCCGCACGGGGCCCACGGCGGGCACGGCGGGCACGGGGGGCACGGCGCGATGGGCGCGGCTCGTGGCCCGGCGCCACTGCCGCACCACGCAGGTATGCCTCCATACCCAG GCGTGGGTGGCGGCGCGCCGGCCCCGCACGTCAACCCCGCGTTCTTCGCGCAACAACCGCCCGTGCAGCCCGCGCCGACCGTTCAGCCGCCGCCGCAGCCCGGACCACCTG GTCCCGGAGCTCCATACGGTCACCCGGCGCACGGCGCGCCACCTCCAACGCAAGGACCACCACCTGCTGCAAGGCAACCTTACGGAAGACCGCCACAG AACTATCCTCCCGCGGCGGAGCCGGGTCGAGGCGGGCACCACGGCGCACCACTGGGCGGGGCGCTCCCGCTGGCACACAGCGGCATCAGCGACGCGGAGTTCGAGGAGGTCATGTCGCGCAACCGCACCGTGTCGTCCAGTGCCATCGCGCGGGCTGTGAGCGACGCGGCCGCCGGGGAGTACGCCTCCGCCATCGAGACGCTCGTCACTGCTATATCGCTTATCAAGCAGAGCAAG gtggCGCACGACGACCGCTGCAAGATCCTGATCTCGTCGCTGCAAGACACGCTTCACGGCGTGGAGACCAAGTCGTACGGAAGCGGCGAACGTTCCAGACGATCACGGTCACGCGACCGCGACGCTCGCGCCCATCACCGTGCACCACGGCGCCGTGACCGCTCCGCCAGCCGGTACCGCGACAGATCTCGCGACCGAGAGGAACGAGACag GTACAGGGAAAGGTCGAGAGAGCGTGACCGCGAACGCGACCGTGATGC ATATTACAGGGATTATCGTGAGCGTGAACGTGACCGGTCTCGTTCCAGGGAGAGGGAACGTGCCGATCATTACAATAGGGGACACAGTCGGGAGGAAAG GCCGCGTAAGTCGCCCGTAGAGCCAGCGGCGGAAAGCGGAGCAGGCGAAGCGGCGAGCGCAAAGTCCCGTACGGCGGCGGCGCCGTACTACGACGAGCGGTACCGCGAGCGACGCGAACGTGACCCGCCGCCCGCGGACCGCGACCGCGAGCGTGACCACCGCCGCGACGCCAGACACTAG
- the Cpsf6 gene encoding cleavage and polyadenylation specificity factor subunit 6 isoform X4 has translation MADGGVDIDLYADDIESDFNRQDEFGGENVDLYDDVIAAPPSKPEDGDGPPNSAAPQHSHPPEETNGNVPYHNNAPSHGHHGRRFQLYVGNLTWWATDQDIANAVADIGVTDFQDVKFFENRANGQSKGFCVISLGSDQSIRMVLDRLPKKEIHGQHPVVTLPTKQALNQFESQSKTRSTPPGPNNPGMRGPPHPGGPPGPHPGDFFGGGPNGPGPNGPRMMMPGGGAPHHQLRGPAGNAHGPHGPHGPPHGPPHHLPQHQGPPPHHLPHQGPPPHQGPPPRGPPMQFQGPPQLQRGPGGPGGPGGPGGRPGPDWGPRGPPQQLPPHPAPQYGPPQHQLPHQMPPPHPNAPLPFQGGAGGLPPPHGAHGGHGGHGGHGAMGAARGPAPLPHHAGVGGGAPAPHVNPAFFAQQPPVQPAPTVQPPPQPGPPGPGAPYGHPAHGAPPPTQGPPPAARQPYGRPPQNYPPAAEPGRGGHHGAPLGGALPLAHSGISDAEFEEVMSRNRTVSSSAIARAVSDAAAGEYASAIETLVTAISLIKQSKVAHDDRCKILISSLQDTLHGVETKSYGSGERSRRSRSRDRDARAHHRAPRRRDRSASRYRDRSRDREERDRYRERSRERDRERDRDAYYRDYRERERDRSRSRERERADHYNRGHSREERPRKSPVEPAAESGAGEAASAKSRTAAAPYYDERYRERRERDPPPADRDRERDHRRDARH, from the exons ATGGCGGATGGAGGCGTGGATATAGATTTGTACGCCGATGATATTGAATCTGATTTCAATCGCCAG GACGAGTTCGGCGGTGAAAATGTGGATTTGTACGATGACGTGATTGCTGCGCCGCCGTCGAAACCTGAAGATGGAGATGGACCACCGAATTCAGCGGCACCACAGCATTCGCATCCACCGGAGGAGACCAACGGCAACGTTCCGTATCACAACAACGCACCAAGCCACGGCCATCATGGCCGCCGTTTTCAACTATACGTCGGCAATCTAACTTGG TGGGCGACGGACCAGGACATTGCTAACGCTGTCGCAGACATTGGCGTTACCGATTTCCAAGACGTGAAGTTCTTCGAGAATAGGGCGAATGGACAATCGAAGGGCTTCTGCGTCATATCGCTTGGCTCTGATCAGTCTATTCGGATGGTTCTGGACCGTCTACCCAAGAAAGAGATACACGGACAACACCCAGTCGTCACTTTACCAACCAAACAG GCACTGAACCAGTTTGAAAGTCAGTCAAAGACTAGGTCAACGCCCCCGGGCCCTAACAACCCGGGCATGAGGGGACCACCACACCCAGGCGGCCCGCCTGGACCACATCCCggag ATTTCTTCGGCGGCGGACCAAATGGTCCAGGCCCCAATGGACCTCGTATGATGATGCCGGGCGGTGGCGCTCCGCATCACCAGCTGCGTGGGCCTGCGGGCAACGCACACGGGCCCCACGGCCCACATGGCCCACCCCATGGGCCCCCGCACCACTTGCCACAGCACCAGGGCCCACCGCCCCATCATTTGCCACACCAAGGGCCACCTCCGCATCAAGGACCACCGCCAAGAGGTCCTCCGATGCAG TTCCAAGGTCCACCGCAGTTGCAGCGCGGTCCCGGCGGCCCTGGTGGTCCCGGAGGCCCCGGGGGTCGTCCTGGCCCGGACTGGGGCCCTCGCGGACCCCCGCAGCAGCTGCCGCCGCATCCTGCGCCGCAGTACGGTCCACCACAACACCAGCTCCCACATCAAATGCCGCCACCGCACCCG AACGCACCACTTCCATTCCAGGGCGGCGCGGGAGGGTTGCCGCCCCCGCACGGGGCCCACGGCGGGCACGGCGGGCACGGGGGGCACGGCGCGATGGGCGCGGCTCGTGGCCCGGCGCCACTGCCGCACCACGCAG GCGTGGGTGGCGGCGCGCCGGCCCCGCACGTCAACCCCGCGTTCTTCGCGCAACAACCGCCCGTGCAGCCCGCGCCGACCGTTCAGCCGCCGCCGCAGCCCGGACCACCTG GTCCCGGAGCTCCATACGGTCACCCGGCGCACGGCGCGCCACCTCCAACGCAAGGACCACCACCTGCTGCAAGGCAACCTTACGGAAGACCGCCACAG AACTATCCTCCCGCGGCGGAGCCGGGTCGAGGCGGGCACCACGGCGCACCACTGGGCGGGGCGCTCCCGCTGGCACACAGCGGCATCAGCGACGCGGAGTTCGAGGAGGTCATGTCGCGCAACCGCACCGTGTCGTCCAGTGCCATCGCGCGGGCTGTGAGCGACGCGGCCGCCGGGGAGTACGCCTCCGCCATCGAGACGCTCGTCACTGCTATATCGCTTATCAAGCAGAGCAAG gtggCGCACGACGACCGCTGCAAGATCCTGATCTCGTCGCTGCAAGACACGCTTCACGGCGTGGAGACCAAGTCGTACGGAAGCGGCGAACGTTCCAGACGATCACGGTCACGCGACCGCGACGCTCGCGCCCATCACCGTGCACCACGGCGCCGTGACCGCTCCGCCAGCCGGTACCGCGACAGATCTCGCGACCGAGAGGAACGAGACag GTACAGGGAAAGGTCGAGAGAGCGTGACCGCGAACGCGACCGTGATGC ATATTACAGGGATTATCGTGAGCGTGAACGTGACCGGTCTCGTTCCAGGGAGAGGGAACGTGCCGATCATTACAATAGGGGACACAGTCGGGAGGAAAG GCCGCGTAAGTCGCCCGTAGAGCCAGCGGCGGAAAGCGGAGCAGGCGAAGCGGCGAGCGCAAAGTCCCGTACGGCGGCGGCGCCGTACTACGACGAGCGGTACCGCGAGCGACGCGAACGTGACCCGCCGCCCGCGGACCGCGACCGCGAGCGTGACCACCGCCGCGACGCCAGACACTAG
- the Cpsf6 gene encoding cleavage and polyadenylation specificity factor subunit 6 isoform X2 has protein sequence MADGGVDIDLYADDIESDFNRQDEFGGENVDLYDDVIAAPPSKPEDGDGPPNSAAPQHSHPPEETNGNVPYHNNAPSHGHHGRRFQLYVGNLTWWATDQDIANAVADIGVTDFQDVKFFENRANGQSKGFCVISLGSDQSIRMVLDRLPKKEIHGQHPVVTLPTKQALNQFESQSKTRSTPPGPNNPGMRGPPHPGGPPGPHPGDFFGGGPNGPGPNGPRMMMPGGGAPHHQLRGPAGNAHGPHGPHGPPHGPPHHLPQHQGPPPHHLPHQGPPPHQGPPPRGPPMQFQGPPQLQRGPGGPGGPGGPGGRPGPDWGPRGPPQQLPPHPAPQYGPPQHQLPHQMPPPHPNAPLPFQGGAGGLPPPHGAHGGHGGHGGHGAMGAARGPAPLPHHAGMPPYPGVGGGAPAPHVNPAFFAQQPPVQPAPTVQPPPQPGPPGPGAPYGHPAHGAPPPTQGPPPAARQPYGRPPQNYPPAAEPGRGGHHGAPLGGALPLAHSGISDAEFEEVMSRNRTVSSSAIARAVSDAAAGEYASAIETLVTAISLIKQSKVAHDDRCKILISSLQDTLHGVETKSYGSGERSRRSRSRDRDARAHHRAPRRRDRSASRYRDRSRDREERDRYRERSRERDRERDRDAYYRDYRERERDRSRSRERERADHYNRGHSREERPRKSPVEPAAESGAGEAASAKSRTAAAPYYDERYRERRERDPPPADRDRERDHRRDARH, from the exons ATGGCGGATGGAGGCGTGGATATAGATTTGTACGCCGATGATATTGAATCTGATTTCAATCGCCAG GACGAGTTCGGCGGTGAAAATGTGGATTTGTACGATGACGTGATTGCTGCGCCGCCGTCGAAACCTGAAGATGGAGATGGACCACCGAATTCAGCGGCACCACAGCATTCGCATCCACCGGAGGAGACCAACGGCAACGTTCCGTATCACAACAACGCACCAAGCCACGGCCATCATGGCCGCCGTTTTCAACTATACGTCGGCAATCTAACTTGG TGGGCGACGGACCAGGACATTGCTAACGCTGTCGCAGACATTGGCGTTACCGATTTCCAAGACGTGAAGTTCTTCGAGAATAGGGCGAATGGACAATCGAAGGGCTTCTGCGTCATATCGCTTGGCTCTGATCAGTCTATTCGGATGGTTCTGGACCGTCTACCCAAGAAAGAGATACACGGACAACACCCAGTCGTCACTTTACCAACCAAACAG GCACTGAACCAGTTTGAAAGTCAGTCAAAGACTAGGTCAACGCCCCCGGGCCCTAACAACCCGGGCATGAGGGGACCACCACACCCAGGCGGCCCGCCTGGACCACATCCCggag ATTTCTTCGGCGGCGGACCAAATGGTCCAGGCCCCAATGGACCTCGTATGATGATGCCGGGCGGTGGCGCTCCGCATCACCAGCTGCGTGGGCCTGCGGGCAACGCACACGGGCCCCACGGCCCACATGGCCCACCCCATGGGCCCCCGCACCACTTGCCACAGCACCAGGGCCCACCGCCCCATCATTTGCCACACCAAGGGCCACCTCCGCATCAAGGACCACCGCCAAGAGGTCCTCCGATGCAG TTCCAAGGTCCACCGCAGTTGCAGCGCGGTCCCGGCGGCCCTGGTGGTCCCGGAGGCCCCGGGGGTCGTCCTGGCCCGGACTGGGGCCCTCGCGGACCCCCGCAGCAGCTGCCGCCGCATCCTGCGCCGCAGTACGGTCCACCACAACACCAGCTCCCACATCAAATGCCGCCACCGCACCCG AACGCACCACTTCCATTCCAGGGCGGCGCGGGAGGGTTGCCGCCCCCGCACGGGGCCCACGGCGGGCACGGCGGGCACGGGGGGCACGGCGCGATGGGCGCGGCTCGTGGCCCGGCGCCACTGCCGCACCACGCAGGTATGCCTCCATACCCAG GCGTGGGTGGCGGCGCGCCGGCCCCGCACGTCAACCCCGCGTTCTTCGCGCAACAACCGCCCGTGCAGCCCGCGCCGACCGTTCAGCCGCCGCCGCAGCCCGGACCACCTG GTCCCGGAGCTCCATACGGTCACCCGGCGCACGGCGCGCCACCTCCAACGCAAGGACCACCACCTGCTGCAAGGCAACCTTACGGAAGACCGCCACAG AACTATCCTCCCGCGGCGGAGCCGGGTCGAGGCGGGCACCACGGCGCACCACTGGGCGGGGCGCTCCCGCTGGCACACAGCGGCATCAGCGACGCGGAGTTCGAGGAGGTCATGTCGCGCAACCGCACCGTGTCGTCCAGTGCCATCGCGCGGGCTGTGAGCGACGCGGCCGCCGGGGAGTACGCCTCCGCCATCGAGACGCTCGTCACTGCTATATCGCTTATCAAGCAGAGCAAG gtggCGCACGACGACCGCTGCAAGATCCTGATCTCGTCGCTGCAAGACACGCTTCACGGCGTGGAGACCAAGTCGTACGGAAGCGGCGAACGTTCCAGACGATCACGGTCACGCGACCGCGACGCTCGCGCCCATCACCGTGCACCACGGCGCCGTGACCGCTCCGCCAGCCGGTACCGCGACAGATCTCGCGACCGAGAGGAACGAGACag GTACAGGGAAAGGTCGAGAGAGCGTGACCGCGAACGCGACCGTGATGC ATATTACAGGGATTATCGTGAGCGTGAACGTGACCGGTCTCGTTCCAGGGAGAGGGAACGTGCCGATCATTACAATAGGGGACACAGTCGGGAGGAAAG GCCGCGTAAGTCGCCCGTAGAGCCAGCGGCGGAAAGCGGAGCAGGCGAAGCGGCGAGCGCAAAGTCCCGTACGGCGGCGGCGCCGTACTACGACGAGCGGTACCGCGAGCGACGCGAACGTGACCCGCCGCCCGCGGACCGCGACCGCGAGCGTGACCACCGCCGCGACGCCAGACACTAG
- the Cpsf6 gene encoding cleavage and polyadenylation specificity factor subunit 6 isoform X1 — translation MADGGVDIDLYADDIESDFNRQDEFGGENVDLYDDVIAAPPSKPEDGDGPPNSAAPQHSHPPEETNGNVPYHNNAPSHGHHGRRFQLYVGNLTWWATDQDIANAVADIGVTDFQDVKFFENRANGQSKGFCVISLGSDQSIRMVLDRLPKKEIHGQHPVVTLPTKQALNQFESQSKTRSTPPGPNNPGMRGPPHPGGPPGPHPGDFFGGGPNGPGPNGPRMMMPGGGAPHHQLRGPAGNAHGPHGPHGPPHGPPHHLPQHQGPPPHHLPHQGPPPHQGPPPRGPPMQFQGPPQLQRGPGGPGGPGGPGGRPGPDWGPRGPPQQLPPHPAPQYGPPQHQLPHQMPPPHPNAPLPFQGGAGGLPPPHGAHGGHGGHGGHGAMGAARGPAPLPHHAGLKSSLRILCVGGGAPAPHVNPAFFAQQPPVQPAPTVQPPPQPGPPGPGAPYGHPAHGAPPPTQGPPPAARQPYGRPPQNYPPAAEPGRGGHHGAPLGGALPLAHSGISDAEFEEVMSRNRTVSSSAIARAVSDAAAGEYASAIETLVTAISLIKQSKVAHDDRCKILISSLQDTLHGVETKSYGSGERSRRSRSRDRDARAHHRAPRRRDRSASRYRDRSRDREERDRYRERSRERDRERDRDAYYRDYRERERDRSRSRERERADHYNRGHSREERPRKSPVEPAAESGAGEAASAKSRTAAAPYYDERYRERRERDPPPADRDRERDHRRDARH, via the exons ATGGCGGATGGAGGCGTGGATATAGATTTGTACGCCGATGATATTGAATCTGATTTCAATCGCCAG GACGAGTTCGGCGGTGAAAATGTGGATTTGTACGATGACGTGATTGCTGCGCCGCCGTCGAAACCTGAAGATGGAGATGGACCACCGAATTCAGCGGCACCACAGCATTCGCATCCACCGGAGGAGACCAACGGCAACGTTCCGTATCACAACAACGCACCAAGCCACGGCCATCATGGCCGCCGTTTTCAACTATACGTCGGCAATCTAACTTGG TGGGCGACGGACCAGGACATTGCTAACGCTGTCGCAGACATTGGCGTTACCGATTTCCAAGACGTGAAGTTCTTCGAGAATAGGGCGAATGGACAATCGAAGGGCTTCTGCGTCATATCGCTTGGCTCTGATCAGTCTATTCGGATGGTTCTGGACCGTCTACCCAAGAAAGAGATACACGGACAACACCCAGTCGTCACTTTACCAACCAAACAG GCACTGAACCAGTTTGAAAGTCAGTCAAAGACTAGGTCAACGCCCCCGGGCCCTAACAACCCGGGCATGAGGGGACCACCACACCCAGGCGGCCCGCCTGGACCACATCCCggag ATTTCTTCGGCGGCGGACCAAATGGTCCAGGCCCCAATGGACCTCGTATGATGATGCCGGGCGGTGGCGCTCCGCATCACCAGCTGCGTGGGCCTGCGGGCAACGCACACGGGCCCCACGGCCCACATGGCCCACCCCATGGGCCCCCGCACCACTTGCCACAGCACCAGGGCCCACCGCCCCATCATTTGCCACACCAAGGGCCACCTCCGCATCAAGGACCACCGCCAAGAGGTCCTCCGATGCAG TTCCAAGGTCCACCGCAGTTGCAGCGCGGTCCCGGCGGCCCTGGTGGTCCCGGAGGCCCCGGGGGTCGTCCTGGCCCGGACTGGGGCCCTCGCGGACCCCCGCAGCAGCTGCCGCCGCATCCTGCGCCGCAGTACGGTCCACCACAACACCAGCTCCCACATCAAATGCCGCCACCGCACCCG AACGCACCACTTCCATTCCAGGGCGGCGCGGGAGGGTTGCCGCCCCCGCACGGGGCCCACGGCGGGCACGGCGGGCACGGGGGGCACGGCGCGATGGGCGCGGCTCGTGGCCCGGCGCCACTGCCGCACCACGCAG GTTTGAAGAGTAGTTTACGCATTTTAT GCGTGGGTGGCGGCGCGCCGGCCCCGCACGTCAACCCCGCGTTCTTCGCGCAACAACCGCCCGTGCAGCCCGCGCCGACCGTTCAGCCGCCGCCGCAGCCCGGACCACCTG GTCCCGGAGCTCCATACGGTCACCCGGCGCACGGCGCGCCACCTCCAACGCAAGGACCACCACCTGCTGCAAGGCAACCTTACGGAAGACCGCCACAG AACTATCCTCCCGCGGCGGAGCCGGGTCGAGGCGGGCACCACGGCGCACCACTGGGCGGGGCGCTCCCGCTGGCACACAGCGGCATCAGCGACGCGGAGTTCGAGGAGGTCATGTCGCGCAACCGCACCGTGTCGTCCAGTGCCATCGCGCGGGCTGTGAGCGACGCGGCCGCCGGGGAGTACGCCTCCGCCATCGAGACGCTCGTCACTGCTATATCGCTTATCAAGCAGAGCAAG gtggCGCACGACGACCGCTGCAAGATCCTGATCTCGTCGCTGCAAGACACGCTTCACGGCGTGGAGACCAAGTCGTACGGAAGCGGCGAACGTTCCAGACGATCACGGTCACGCGACCGCGACGCTCGCGCCCATCACCGTGCACCACGGCGCCGTGACCGCTCCGCCAGCCGGTACCGCGACAGATCTCGCGACCGAGAGGAACGAGACag GTACAGGGAAAGGTCGAGAGAGCGTGACCGCGAACGCGACCGTGATGC ATATTACAGGGATTATCGTGAGCGTGAACGTGACCGGTCTCGTTCCAGGGAGAGGGAACGTGCCGATCATTACAATAGGGGACACAGTCGGGAGGAAAG GCCGCGTAAGTCGCCCGTAGAGCCAGCGGCGGAAAGCGGAGCAGGCGAAGCGGCGAGCGCAAAGTCCCGTACGGCGGCGGCGCCGTACTACGACGAGCGGTACCGCGAGCGACGCGAACGTGACCCGCCGCCCGCGGACCGCGACCGCGAGCGTGACCACCGCCGCGACGCCAGACACTAG